A window of the Diabrotica undecimpunctata isolate CICGRU chromosome 1, icDiaUnde3, whole genome shotgun sequence genome harbors these coding sequences:
- the LOC140432596 gene encoding uncharacterized protein isoform X3 — protein sequence MWLRKESIINIKEVDPETGREILLPLNFQNNDIKQGNSATKSSPIKILPLDFNKIREEIQAGERQSKKRKIDAPNSAKRLFTSTFQHTETLANKRRSKQLSMPRKSKVFQQPSSPLLNMEEVEEEILTNKKSLNKVPFKPILKQITEEMHDRRSGPKIKNSEIGIPEFKIDKCENICKNVNPLDECERDLIENEPKTPDSENEFNKLELMCIDSPVTNMCNLMQGTVIDSIKKPKLNINYNSNLTICINNIENMKRNEELRHQQSIAQLNTTIRNEELRHQQSITQLNNALLTLKSLVPDENHNKENQISTVNRRSERLLKKSPLKNTKLLTSPAILRKDDLRKSTLKKNMAAKNPDCEQSPRTQKGLALYNLMRSNSFVLETPRSDRKGSNLSHKIQTQCLLLQDTPVHHK from the exons ATGTGGCTGAGGAAGGAAAGCATCATTAACATAAAAG aagttgATCCAGAGACAGGACGAGAAATTCTACTTCCCctcaattttcaaaataatgacATTAAACAAG GAAATTCAGCTACAAAGAGCAGTCCGATAAAGATCTTACCACTAGACTTTAACAAAATAAGGGAGGAAATTCAGG CAGGAGAACGacaaagtaaaaaaagaaaaatagatgcCCCAAACAGTGCCAAAAGGCTTTTTACTTCAACCTTTCAGCATACAGAGACACTAGCTAATAAAAGAAGATCTAAACAATTGTCGATGCCAAGAAAG aGTAAAGTATTTCAACAACCTTCATCTCCATTATTAAATATGGAAGAAGTCGAAGAAGAAATTTTAActaataaaaaatctttaaataaggtcccatttaaaccTATATTAAAGCAAATCACAGAAGAAATGCATGATAGACGTAGTGGACCCAAAATAAAAAATTCGGAAATAGGAATCCCTGAATTTAAAATAGATAAATGTGAAAATATCTGTAAAAATGTAAACCCCTTAGACGAATGTGAAAGAGACCTAATAGAAAATGAACCTAAAACTCCCGATTCCGAGAACGAGTTCAATAAATTAGAACTCATGTGCATAGATTCCCCAGTTACTAACATGTGCAATTTAATGCAAGGTACAGTAATAGACAGtattaaaaaaccaaaacttaatattaattataactcAAACTTAACAATATGCAttaataatatagaaaatatgaaaagaaatgaagaattaAGACACCAACAATCCATCGCTCAATTAAATACCACCATACGAAATGAAGAATTAAGACACCAACAATCCATCACTCAATTAAATAATGCATTACTAACTCTAAAGTCATTAGTACCAGATGAAAACCATAATAAAGAGAATCAAATCTCGACAGTCAACAGACGTTCCGAAAGGTTGTTAAAAAAGAGCCCACTCAAAAATACAAAGCTATTGACATCTCCTGCCATATTAAGAAAAGACGATCTCAGAAAAAGTACTCTAAAAAAGAATATGGCTGCTAAAAATCCCGATTGCGAACAAAGTCCCCGAACACAAAAAGGTTTGGCACTCTACAACTTGATGCGATCCAATAGTTTCGTTTTAGAAACACCGAGATCTGATAGAAAAGGTTCCAACTTAAGTCACAAAATTCAGACTCAATGTCTTCTGTTGCAAGATACTCCAGTGCATCATAAATAA
- the LOC140432596 gene encoding uncharacterized protein isoform X1 has translation MNRKSDIRGFKFPKIMFEVDPETGREILLPLNFQNNDIKQGNSATKSSPIKILPLDFNKIREEIQAGERQSKKRKIDAPNSAKRLFTSTFQHTETLANKRRSKQLSMPRKSKVFQQPSSPLLNMEEVEEEILTNKKSLNKVPFKPILKQITEEMHDRRSGPKIKNSEIGIPEFKIDKCENICKNVNPLDECERDLIENEPKTPDSENEFNKLELMCIDSPVTNMCNLMQGTVIDSIKKPKLNINYNSNLTICINNIENMKRNEELRHQQSIAQLNTTIRNEELRHQQSITQLNNALLTLKSLVPDENHNKENQISTVNRRSERLLKKSPLKNTKLLTSPAILRKDDLRKSTLKKNMAAKNPDCEQSPRTQKGLALYNLMRSNSFVLETPRSDRKGSNLSHKIQTQCLLLQDTPVHHK, from the exons ATGAATAGAAAAAGTGATATTAGGGGATTCAAGTTCCCAAAGATAATGTTTG aagttgATCCAGAGACAGGACGAGAAATTCTACTTCCCctcaattttcaaaataatgacATTAAACAAG GAAATTCAGCTACAAAGAGCAGTCCGATAAAGATCTTACCACTAGACTTTAACAAAATAAGGGAGGAAATTCAGG CAGGAGAACGacaaagtaaaaaaagaaaaatagatgcCCCAAACAGTGCCAAAAGGCTTTTTACTTCAACCTTTCAGCATACAGAGACACTAGCTAATAAAAGAAGATCTAAACAATTGTCGATGCCAAGAAAG aGTAAAGTATTTCAACAACCTTCATCTCCATTATTAAATATGGAAGAAGTCGAAGAAGAAATTTTAActaataaaaaatctttaaataaggtcccatttaaaccTATATTAAAGCAAATCACAGAAGAAATGCATGATAGACGTAGTGGACCCAAAATAAAAAATTCGGAAATAGGAATCCCTGAATTTAAAATAGATAAATGTGAAAATATCTGTAAAAATGTAAACCCCTTAGACGAATGTGAAAGAGACCTAATAGAAAATGAACCTAAAACTCCCGATTCCGAGAACGAGTTCAATAAATTAGAACTCATGTGCATAGATTCCCCAGTTACTAACATGTGCAATTTAATGCAAGGTACAGTAATAGACAGtattaaaaaaccaaaacttaatattaattataactcAAACTTAACAATATGCAttaataatatagaaaatatgaaaagaaatgaagaattaAGACACCAACAATCCATCGCTCAATTAAATACCACCATACGAAATGAAGAATTAAGACACCAACAATCCATCACTCAATTAAATAATGCATTACTAACTCTAAAGTCATTAGTACCAGATGAAAACCATAATAAAGAGAATCAAATCTCGACAGTCAACAGACGTTCCGAAAGGTTGTTAAAAAAGAGCCCACTCAAAAATACAAAGCTATTGACATCTCCTGCCATATTAAGAAAAGACGATCTCAGAAAAAGTACTCTAAAAAAGAATATGGCTGCTAAAAATCCCGATTGCGAACAAAGTCCCCGAACACAAAAAGGTTTGGCACTCTACAACTTGATGCGATCCAATAGTTTCGTTTTAGAAACACCGAGATCTGATAGAAAAGGTTCCAACTTAAGTCACAAAATTCAGACTCAATGTCTTCTGTTGCAAGATACTCCAGTGCATCATAAATAA
- the LOC140436442 gene encoding protein FAM200A-like: protein MELKSLKNILKSYSTYDKATLKASYQLSLRIAKTKKPFTVGKELVLPCIVDSTKAILGDKYAKQMQNIPLSNDTVSRRIEDMASDFETQLLKKIHSLKIFAVQLDESTDITNKAILLVFILFIDKDNKKLSGEFLTSTELQGISHLKIFLVKTV, encoded by the coding sequence ATGGAACTAAAATCGTTAAAAAATATCCTTAAGTCATACTCAACTTATGATAAAGCTACTTTGAAGGCGTCATATCAACTTTCACTTAGAATCGCAAAAACCAAAAAACCCTTTACTGTTGGTAAGGAATTAGTTTTACCATGTATCGTAGATTCAACTAAAGCAATTTTAGGTGATAAATACGCTAAACAAATGCAAAATATTCCTCTCTCCAATGATACCGTTAGTAGGAGAATTGAAGATATGGCATCAGATTTTGAAACCCAACTTCTAAAGAAAATTCATTCCTTAAAGATTTTTGCTGTACAACTTGATGAATCTACAGATATTACCAATAAAGCTATTCTTCTTGTTTTTATACTATTCATAGATAAAGACAACAAAAAATTATCTGGGGAGTTCCTGACCTCGACTGAGTTGCAGGGTATTTCACACTTAAAAATCTTTCTTGTAAAGACTGTGTAG
- the LOC140432596 gene encoding uncharacterized protein isoform X4, giving the protein MNRKSDIRGFKFPKIMFEVDPETGREILLPLNFQNNDIKQAGERQSKKRKIDAPNSAKRLFTSTFQHTETLANKRRSKQLSMPRKSKVFQQPSSPLLNMEEVEEEILTNKKSLNKVPFKPILKQITEEMHDRRSGPKIKNSEIGIPEFKIDKCENICKNVNPLDECERDLIENEPKTPDSENEFNKLELMCIDSPVTNMCNLMQGTVIDSIKKPKLNINYNSNLTICINNIENMKRNEELRHQQSIAQLNTTIRNEELRHQQSITQLNNALLTLKSLVPDENHNKENQISTVNRRSERLLKKSPLKNTKLLTSPAILRKDDLRKSTLKKNMAAKNPDCEQSPRTQKGLALYNLMRSNSFVLETPRSDRKGSNLSHKIQTQCLLLQDTPVHHK; this is encoded by the exons ATGAATAGAAAAAGTGATATTAGGGGATTCAAGTTCCCAAAGATAATGTTTG aagttgATCCAGAGACAGGACGAGAAATTCTACTTCCCctcaattttcaaaataatgacATTAAACAAG CAGGAGAACGacaaagtaaaaaaagaaaaatagatgcCCCAAACAGTGCCAAAAGGCTTTTTACTTCAACCTTTCAGCATACAGAGACACTAGCTAATAAAAGAAGATCTAAACAATTGTCGATGCCAAGAAAG aGTAAAGTATTTCAACAACCTTCATCTCCATTATTAAATATGGAAGAAGTCGAAGAAGAAATTTTAActaataaaaaatctttaaataaggtcccatttaaaccTATATTAAAGCAAATCACAGAAGAAATGCATGATAGACGTAGTGGACCCAAAATAAAAAATTCGGAAATAGGAATCCCTGAATTTAAAATAGATAAATGTGAAAATATCTGTAAAAATGTAAACCCCTTAGACGAATGTGAAAGAGACCTAATAGAAAATGAACCTAAAACTCCCGATTCCGAGAACGAGTTCAATAAATTAGAACTCATGTGCATAGATTCCCCAGTTACTAACATGTGCAATTTAATGCAAGGTACAGTAATAGACAGtattaaaaaaccaaaacttaatattaattataactcAAACTTAACAATATGCAttaataatatagaaaatatgaaaagaaatgaagaattaAGACACCAACAATCCATCGCTCAATTAAATACCACCATACGAAATGAAGAATTAAGACACCAACAATCCATCACTCAATTAAATAATGCATTACTAACTCTAAAGTCATTAGTACCAGATGAAAACCATAATAAAGAGAATCAAATCTCGACAGTCAACAGACGTTCCGAAAGGTTGTTAAAAAAGAGCCCACTCAAAAATACAAAGCTATTGACATCTCCTGCCATATTAAGAAAAGACGATCTCAGAAAAAGTACTCTAAAAAAGAATATGGCTGCTAAAAATCCCGATTGCGAACAAAGTCCCCGAACACAAAAAGGTTTGGCACTCTACAACTTGATGCGATCCAATAGTTTCGTTTTAGAAACACCGAGATCTGATAGAAAAGGTTCCAACTTAAGTCACAAAATTCAGACTCAATGTCTTCTGTTGCAAGATACTCCAGTGCATCATAAATAA
- the LOC140432596 gene encoding uncharacterized protein isoform X2, whose amino-acid sequence MNRKSDIRGFKFPKIMFEVDPETGREILLPLNFQNNDIKQGNSATKSSPIKILPLDFNKIREEIQGERQSKKRKIDAPNSAKRLFTSTFQHTETLANKRRSKQLSMPRKSKVFQQPSSPLLNMEEVEEEILTNKKSLNKVPFKPILKQITEEMHDRRSGPKIKNSEIGIPEFKIDKCENICKNVNPLDECERDLIENEPKTPDSENEFNKLELMCIDSPVTNMCNLMQGTVIDSIKKPKLNINYNSNLTICINNIENMKRNEELRHQQSIAQLNTTIRNEELRHQQSITQLNNALLTLKSLVPDENHNKENQISTVNRRSERLLKKSPLKNTKLLTSPAILRKDDLRKSTLKKNMAAKNPDCEQSPRTQKGLALYNLMRSNSFVLETPRSDRKGSNLSHKIQTQCLLLQDTPVHHK is encoded by the exons ATGAATAGAAAAAGTGATATTAGGGGATTCAAGTTCCCAAAGATAATGTTTG aagttgATCCAGAGACAGGACGAGAAATTCTACTTCCCctcaattttcaaaataatgacATTAAACAAG GAAATTCAGCTACAAAGAGCAGTCCGATAAAGATCTTACCACTAGACTTTAACAAAATAAGGGAGGAAATTCAGG GAGAACGacaaagtaaaaaaagaaaaatagatgcCCCAAACAGTGCCAAAAGGCTTTTTACTTCAACCTTTCAGCATACAGAGACACTAGCTAATAAAAGAAGATCTAAACAATTGTCGATGCCAAGAAAG aGTAAAGTATTTCAACAACCTTCATCTCCATTATTAAATATGGAAGAAGTCGAAGAAGAAATTTTAActaataaaaaatctttaaataaggtcccatttaaaccTATATTAAAGCAAATCACAGAAGAAATGCATGATAGACGTAGTGGACCCAAAATAAAAAATTCGGAAATAGGAATCCCTGAATTTAAAATAGATAAATGTGAAAATATCTGTAAAAATGTAAACCCCTTAGACGAATGTGAAAGAGACCTAATAGAAAATGAACCTAAAACTCCCGATTCCGAGAACGAGTTCAATAAATTAGAACTCATGTGCATAGATTCCCCAGTTACTAACATGTGCAATTTAATGCAAGGTACAGTAATAGACAGtattaaaaaaccaaaacttaatattaattataactcAAACTTAACAATATGCAttaataatatagaaaatatgaaaagaaatgaagaattaAGACACCAACAATCCATCGCTCAATTAAATACCACCATACGAAATGAAGAATTAAGACACCAACAATCCATCACTCAATTAAATAATGCATTACTAACTCTAAAGTCATTAGTACCAGATGAAAACCATAATAAAGAGAATCAAATCTCGACAGTCAACAGACGTTCCGAAAGGTTGTTAAAAAAGAGCCCACTCAAAAATACAAAGCTATTGACATCTCCTGCCATATTAAGAAAAGACGATCTCAGAAAAAGTACTCTAAAAAAGAATATGGCTGCTAAAAATCCCGATTGCGAACAAAGTCCCCGAACACAAAAAGGTTTGGCACTCTACAACTTGATGCGATCCAATAGTTTCGTTTTAGAAACACCGAGATCTGATAGAAAAGGTTCCAACTTAAGTCACAAAATTCAGACTCAATGTCTTCTGTTGCAAGATACTCCAGTGCATCATAAATAA